The Acidobacteriota bacterium genomic interval GTCGGGGTCGTAGTCGGCCAGGCGCTCGTGGCGCAGCCACAGGAGGGAAGAAGCCTGGGCTGAATCGGCCACCTGGCGGGCGGCTTCCTGATCCGGTCCGCTCAGCATGACGGCGTGAACTTCGCCTCCCCTCTCAGCGGCCATCTTCTGTCCCCAGGCCAGGGCTTCCAGCGATCCGTTGCGGACCTCCCCTTGACCGTGGTCTATCAACACGTAAATCTTCTCTGCCATCGTCTTCTATCCTTAACTCGAACTAGAGCACGCGGGCTTCTTTTCGCAGCTTTTCCACCAGCAGGTCGACGACGCTTCGGGTGTCGCCTTCCAGAATCTCGGCTTTGCCTTCGGCCTCCTCGAAATAGAGCCTGCTGATTTCGAGGCGGGGCATACTTTCCAGGTCGACCCCCAGGTCGTCCAGGGGGATGCGGCGTATCTCTTTCCTCTTGGCCTTCATGATGTTGGGCAGGGAAGGGTAGCGCACCTGGGAACTGCCGGCCTGAATGGTGAGGACCGCGGGCAGGGGCATCTCCACCCACTGAAACCAGCCGCTTTCCATCTCGCGCAAGGCCTTGATCTTCTTCTCATCCGGCTTGGCTTCGATCTCCATGACGATGGTGGCGTGGGGCAAGCCCAGCATCTCGGCCAGCATGACGCCGGTCTGGGCGTAGCTGTAGTCGTCGGACTGAGTACCGGCCAAGACCAGATCGAACTCTTCATCCTGCAGCGCCTGAGCCATCACCTTGGCGGCGGCATAGGGATGGTTGACGCGCCGCTCTTCGTCCTCCACCAGGATGGCCTGTTTGGCGCCCATGGCCAGTCCCTTGCGGATCGATTTCTCGGAGCGGGCCCCGCCCACGGTCAGGATCGACACCTCGCCGCCGTGAGCTTCCTGCAGCTTGAGCGCCTCTTCCAGCGCGTACTCGTCACATTCGTTGATTTCCAGAGTCAGCCCGCCTTCTTCTATCCAGTGTTGGCCCGAGTCCACCTGATAACGGGTGTCGCGGGCGGGCACTTCTTTAAGGCAGCTTATGATCTTCATTTCTTGAACAACCTCTCAAACGCCTCCCGCGGATCCAGGTCGTCCGAGGAACTGCCCACCGTCCTCTTCTTGGTCGATGTCGTCTTTTTCTCGACCCGGCTCTTGATCTCGAAGAACTCGCACTGGTTGCGGCGGTCCTTGGGGGTAACCCGTTCCGGGATGGGCTGGGTGCACTCGAAGCGGGCCGACGTGTCGAAGAAGACGCAGTTGCGGCAGGTGTGCAAGTCGTTCTCGCACTGCGGACAAACGCTGGAAGGCTCGATGTCGTCCAGAGTGGGAACCTCGGCGCCGCACATGGAACAACGGGCCAGCTTTTGGAAGCCCATCATTCGCGGCGAGCGCGGCCCTTCCCGCCACTGGGTGCCGGATGGCTTGCCTGAGCGGCGGCTCTTTTTGTCCTTGCCGCCGTCGTCCTGGTAACCACGCTGGCGATACTTTCTGTTCATGATTTGATTCTCGCTTTCAAAGAGAGTTCGTGCGCCCCATCGGAAATATCCAGACAAAGATATGGTCTGCCCCGTCCAAGTGGACCACCGTGCTGTGACGGATCTCAGGGAAGTCTGGCGGCTCAGAAGGACGGCCGAGGCGGCCGCCGCTTACAGCTTGGGGATGTGACGGGGCATCTCAGACGCCGTTATCGTCCCGCGCTGCGAGTGAGCGCACACCCAGGATTCTATGTCATCCGTCATTTGACTGCAATTCCTCTTCTTCAAACAGCGCCGCCCAAGGGCCGTCGAGAGGCTTCGACTTCGCTCACTCAGCCGTGCTATCGTGAAGTTTCCTCTGGCGGCAAGGGACTGGACGTCATGAAGATCTACACCAAGAC includes:
- a CDS encoding electron transfer flavoprotein subunit beta/FixA family protein, whose product is MKIISCLKEVPARDTRYQVDSGQHWIEEGGLTLEINECDEYALEEALKLQEAHGGEVSILTVGGARSEKSIRKGLAMGAKQAILVEDEERRVNHPYAAAKVMAQALQDEEFDLVLAGTQSDDYSYAQTGVMLAEMLGLPHATIVMEIEAKPDEKKIKALREMESGWFQWVEMPLPAVLTIQAGSSQVRYPSLPNIMKAKRKEIRRIPLDDLGVDLESMPRLEISRLYFEEAEGKAEILEGDTRSVVDLLVEKLRKEARVL